From a single Nicotiana tabacum cultivar K326 chromosome 8, ASM71507v2, whole genome shotgun sequence genomic region:
- the LOC107799760 gene encoding putative LRR receptor-like serine/threonine-protein kinase At1g53440, with protein sequence MDTCIKVCALFVYLSLALSCFSPLGSVSQLLPAEEVKVLETISMKLQNTTWNVSTASCNEGRGFNVTDPAFNEILSNVTCDCSFNDSSVCHVVTIQLKRRNLTGILPPEFAELIHLRELDLSRNFLNGSIPSSYGKLRVTILSLLGNRISGVIPKELGDIDTLEELNLENNLLEGPLPPNLGSLSRLSKMRLSANNLTGTIPENFSNLKNLTEFTIDGNRISGTIPDFIGNWTKMDRLDMQGTLMEGPIPSTISKLKNITELRISDLRGKQMRFPNLQGLTQMKRLILRNCSIFGPIPGYLSDTKLKLLDLSNNMLNGTITFGELDLDNTFLSHNTLSGAIPSWILDSKKNIDISYNNFTPTTTTGCQSTINLVSSYSNAMANTSAWCSKKDLPCPGEAKHHSLFINCGGSSTSFEGNEYKEDLANGGPSYFFTSLDRWAFSSSGVFMGDQGASYIATNKFSLNVSGPEFYKTARLAPTSLKYYALCLRQGSYRVRLHFAEIMFSNDSTYSSLGRRIFDVSIQGNVVSKDFNIMERAKGVGKEFIMDFKNVFVNGSTLEIHLYWTGKGTTAIPDRGVYGPLISAITVTPNYNIDTGRLHVGAVIGIVLGSIVVLLIIVVVLWKKGILGGQNKEELELRALDLQTGHFRLRQIKAATNNFDPANKIGEGGFGPVYKGVLADGAIIAVKQLSSKSKQGNREFVNEIGMISALHHPNLVRLYGCCIEGNQLLVIYEYMENNCLARALFGRDDQRLNLDWPTRKRIFLGIARGLAYLHEESALKIVHRDIKATNVLLDKDLSAKISDFGLAKLDEEENTHISTRIAGTVGYMAPEYAMRGYLTDKADVYSFGVVALEIVSGKSNTNYRPKEEFVYLLDWAYVLQEQGNLLELVDPRLGSSYSKKEVMQMINLGLLCTNPSPTLRPSMSSVVSMLEGKVPVQAPLVKRTTSDDHMRFKSFEKLSQDSQTQVSSYSQDSQVQSMNAPWSDSSASVPGKDDTTSTSRLLPDLYDVNLE encoded by the exons TTAAAGTTCTGGAAACAATATCAATGAAACTTCAGAACACAACTTGGAACGTCAGCACAGCCTCTTGCAACGAGGGGAGAGGTTTCAACGTGACAGATCCTGCTTTTAATGAAATTCTCAGCAATGTAACATGCGACTGCTCATTCAATGACAGCTCAGTTTGCCATGTGGTGACCAT CCAATTGAAGCGTCGTAATTTGACAGGAATTCTGCCTCCTGAATTTGCAGAGCTTATTCATCTGCGAGAATT AGATCTGTCTCGCAATTTCTTAAATGGATCGATTCCCTCGAGCTATGGCAAGCTTCGCGTCACTATTCT GTCATTGTTGGGTAACCGTATCAGTGGTGTGATTCCCAAGGAATTAGGAGATATTGACACACTGGAAGAACT AAATCTGGAAAATAATCTACTTGAAGGACCTCTCCCTCCAAACCTTGGTAGTTTGAGCCGCCTGAGTAAAAT GCGTCTTAGTGCCAATAATCTCACAGGAACTATACCTGAGAACTTCAGTAATCTTAAGAACTTGACAGAATT TACGATAGATGGGAATAGAATATCTGGAACCATACCAGATTTTATTGGCAATTGGACCAAAATGGACAGATT AGACATGCAAGGAACATTAATGGAGGGACCTATTCCTTCTACAATATCCAAGTTGAAAAACATAACCGAGTT GAGAATATCTGATTTGAGAGGAAAACAAATGCGATTCCCAAATCTTCAAGGCCTCACTCAAATGAAAAGGCT GATTTTGAGAAATTGCTCAATTTTTGGTCCAATTCCGGGATACTTAAGTGACACTAAATTGAAACTTTT GGATCTGAGCAACAACATGCTGAATGGTACAATCACATTCGGGGAGTTGGATTTAGATAACAC GTTTCTTTCTCACAACACATTAAGCGGCGCAATTCCTAGCTGGATATTGGATAGTAAAAAGAACAT CGATATATCATACAACAATTTCACACCAACAACTACTACAGGATGCCAGTCCACCAT AAACTTAGTCTCCAGCTATTCAAATGCAATGGCCAACAC GAGTGCCTGGTGTTCCAAGAAGGACCTCCCTTGTCCTGGAGAAGCTAAAC ATCATTCGCTATTCATAAACTGTGGAGGAAGTAGTACTAGTTTTGAGGGAAATGAATATAAGGAGGACTTGGCCAATGGGGGTCCATCATATTTTTTCACGTCCTTGGATAGATGGGCTTTCAGCAGTTCAGGAGTGTTCATGGGTGATCAAGGAGCCAGTTATATTGCAACAAATAAATTTTCACTGAACGTGTCTGGTCCTGAGTTTTACAAGACAGCACGCCTTGCCCCCACTTCTCTCAAATATTATGCGCTTTGCCTGCGACAAGGTAGCTACAGAGTGCGCCTTCATTTTGCTGAAATAATGTTTTCTAATGACTCAACATATAGCAGCCTCGGAAGGCGGATATTTGATGTATCAATACAA GGGAATGTAGTTTCGAAGGACTTCAACATTATGGAGAGAGCTAAGGGTGTTGGGAAAGAATTTATCATGGACTTTAAAAATGTTTTTGTTAATGGTAGCACTCTGGAGATTCACTTGTATTGGACTGGGAAGGGGACCACCGCTATTCCTGACAGAGGTGTATATGGACCTCTGATTTCAGCTATCACAGTGACACCAA ACTATAACATTGATACAGGCCGGTTACATGTCGGAGCTGTTATTGGCATTGTACTTGGTTCGATTGTGGTGCTTCTGATTATTGTAGTTGTTCTCTGGAAGAAAGGCATTTTGGGAGGGCAAAATAAGGAAGAATTAG AACTCAGAGCCCTTGATTTACAAACAGGTCATTTTAGACTTAGACAAATTAAAGCTGCTACAAATAACTTCGATCCTGCCAACAAAATTGGTGAAGGAGGGTTTGGACCAGTTTACAAG GGTGTACTCGCAGATGGTGCAATAATAGCTGTTAAGCAGCTCTCTTCCAAGTCGAAGCAAGGAAATCGTGAATTTGTCAATGAGATAGGCATGATTTCAGCTCTACACCACCCAAACCTTGTGAGGCTTTATGGTTGTTGTATAGAAGGGAACCAGTTATTGGTGATATACGAATACATGGAAAACAACTGTCTTGCTCGAGCTCTTTTTG GCCGTGACGACCAGAGGTTGAACCTAGACTGGCCAACCAGAAAAAGGATATTCTTAGGAATAGCAAGAGGGTTAGCTTACCTGCATGAAGAATCAGCATTGAAAATTGTCCACAGAGATATAAAGGCAACCAATGTGCTTCTTGATAAAGATCTGAGTGCTAAGATTTCAGATTTTGGATTGGCAAAACTAGATGAAGAAGAGAACACTCATATTAGCACCCGAATTGCTGGAACAGT AGGTTATATGGCTCCAGAGTATGCAATGAGAGGCTACTTGACAGATAAAGCTGATGTTTATAGCTTTGGAGTTGTTGCATTAGAGATTGTCAGCGGGAAAAGCAACACAAACTACAGGCCAAAAGAGGAATTTGTTTACCTTCTTGACTGG GCTTACGTCTTACAGGAACAGGGAAATCTCTTAGAACTAGTGGATCCACGTCTCGGTTCAAGCTACTCCAAAAAAGAGGTAATGCAGATGATAAATCTGGGTCTCTTGTGCACCAATCCCTCTCCCACTCTCAGGCCGTCCATGTCTTCTGTCGTGAGTATGCTCGAAGGAAAAGTTCCGGTGCAAGCACCACTAGTTAAGCGCACCACATCAGATGACCACATGAGATTTAAATCCTTTGAGAAACTATCACAAGACAGTCAAACACAGGTTTCATCTTACTCTCAGGACAGTCAAGTGCAAAGTATGAATGCACCTTGGAGCGATTCCTCGGCCTCTGTCCCTGGTAAAGATGATACTACTTCCACGAGCAGGCTTCTTCCAGATCTTTATGACGTAAATCTAGAATGA